The stretch of DNA ACATGATCttggaaaaaattatcaaaactattattactactagTACTACTAGGATTACTGTTGTCattcaaattaaaactAGATCCAGTAGTAGTTATATCTAATCCTGGAggaatgaaattgaaattactCAATTTACGTTCTTGATGAGGTgggaaatttttcaatggttGTGAACAATTACAACTCTTTGGTGAATAACCATATTGAACATGACGTTCAAATATACTTTCAGCTGATGAATTGGCACTGAttaatggtggtggtgaagaTGCTGAGAAAgttgatgatggtgatgatggtgaAGTTGCAATGTTATTGTTGctaatattgttgttgttattgttgatcTTGTTAGTTACAGCCATGATTATTTATcagttattattatcaaaatacaaataatatACAAATTGGTTTTTTATAGAATACTCTTGGAAAAATGTAGGACACAATAGGATTAGttaattgtttgatttaaaGGGAGATGTgttaaacaaatcaaatagaactaaaactaaaactgAATTGAATACAATTTGGAATGAAATGTAGTGAATGAATAAGTTATACTTAGTGAATGAACTGGATGTAAGtaatttgttattgttgttgtttcttttcttgaacaaaaaaatgtaatCTAAAACAagacgaaaaaaaaaaaatgttgaaacaaatgaaaacacAAAATGTAGAAGAAGGGAGGAGGAAGGGAAGAAGGGAAAACCAAAAAGAGAATGGGAAAATGAATAAAGGAATggtaaaaaattgaaaatgaaaaccaaataaagaaagaatgTGTTAAAAAGGAGAAGAAATAgggtatatatatatatctgtGGGTGTAGTGTGTAGTGTGTGTATTGAGAGATAATGAAACTGGTGATTACAAAggcagaagaagaaaacacttgaaaaaaatacaatacaaCAACACTTAACTCAATGtaagaataaaaatcaGTGACCCTTTTTCTacttattcttctttttgcaCCCCCAGTTTTGCcagagagaaaaaaagaaaaatgtctctccttttcttttgtcaTCGTTTATCTTTGTTCTCAACCCGCCTCgaataatttatcaatcttctcctcctcctccctGTGCCTTTCTAGCATCTCTACTTTTTGGTGAAGTGCTACCAACTCTATTTATCCATTGAGGTTTTTCCCTACTTTCACCTTATTTTAGTTGGTTTAACTCACATGTCTTGCTATATCTTTACTAGTAGAGGGTAGTAGTTTCTGCGACTCTATAACAACTCGAGCATCATCTTCCTCCGAAGTTAAGCTtctctttcaatttgataaacTAACTTTACGGTTATtgtaaaaaagaaaaagaatctATTAAGGTTGTTATGATTGGTTGTGAGTGCAAaatagaacaaaaaaaaagatgaaggACCATAACGCACGGCATTAAATCTGTtagaaaaacaaacagaaaaaaCCTATCTTCAcaaccaaatcaatttaaaccACAAGAATGAACTATAGGCTTCTTGAGCTCggaataaaaaattttttataacCTTATTCTTGTTAAACTTTCATAGAGAAActgatattttttaattaacGACTAACTAAGTAACCTAATGGaaatggaaaaagaaagaaagagattGGTTGATTATTGCAAAAAAGAGGAAAGAAGGAAGGAAAAACGACatgaaatttgatttagtGTCATGTCTACtcaccatcaccatcatcatcacccCTTGATAATCTATAGTTTTTATTcgttttattatttaaccGA from Candida albicans SC5314 chromosome R, complete sequence encodes:
- a CDS encoding uncharacterized protein (Protein of unknown function; induced by Mnl1 under weak acid stress; flow model biofilm induced; Spider biofilm induced), producing the protein MAVTNKINNNNNNISNNNIATSPSSPSSTFSASSPPPLISANSSAESIFERHVQYGYSPKSCNCSQPLKNFPPHQERKLSNFNFIPPGLDITTTGSSFNLNDNSNPSSTSSNNSFDNFFQDHVEDDHVIVYRRNSSLALNSLNAALGRK
- a CDS encoding uncharacterized protein (Protein of unknown function; flow model biofilm induced; Spider biofilm induced; induced by Mnl1 under weak acid stress; transcript detected in high-resolution tiling arrays), whose translation is MTKEKERHFSFFLSGKTGGAKRRISRKRVTDFYSYIELSVVVLYFFQVFSSSAFVITSFIISQYTHYTLHPQIYIYTLFLLLFNTFFLYLVFIFNFLPFLYSFSHSLFGFPFFPSSSLLLHFVFSFVSTFFFFRLVLDYIFLFKKRNNNNNKLLTSSSFTKYNLFIHYISFQIVFNSVLVLVLFDLFNTSPFKSNN